The stretch of DNA tattttaaaggtTGAGAGCAAGAGTAGTACGTGAACTTGAAAATGGGGCGAAAACCAGTTTTAAGTGCCCGTAGTAATAcaggatttttagggcaatgTTGTATTGTTGCTAGAATTATCACTTTTGCAGAATGTTGTTTTTTAAGTGGAAATACATCCACTCACATTGCTTTGTAAATTTCTGTGATATTGCTAGTAGTATTTTAGGATGAGAAGAGGTAAGAGAATATAATTTTCCTGACAAATCGCTGTATACAATAATTGTTTGCTTAGTTTAACAAGCTGtgtttttatagcttttaaaagCTAATCCTTTAGAAAACGAGTGctttattgtagaaaatttagaagacgtgaaaaagaaaagaaaaaaaacatggttATTGATACTTTcttgtcatttcatttttttccccttgggtTGTGCGGTAATGTGATCTTCTTGTTTTATATTGATCGTTTTTCCAGCTAATAACGTTGTGAAAGAGTTTGTCCCTCTCAGTCTCAGTGGACTTCTTCATGGCTGCATAGAATCCCATTGTAGGCATATACTATTGCATATTTAGGTGGTTTGAAATTTTCATTAGTAGCAGTTAACAATTGGTAGCTTTAAGATGTCACTTCCTTGTAGATTAACTTTTAAAATCGTAattacttttttgatttttaaatttgtgataattatgtacatataagTGCTTAGGAAAATCGTAAAATAAAGTGCTACAGAAAAAGTATCTAAAAATATTAGACAAAGCGGTTTATTACTAGAGGACTATTCAGCTTCTCTTCAAACAACACATAATGCATTATCAGTCTGCAAACAAGTTTTTGATTAGTTGCCATTTCAGTGAGCTGGTTTTTTTCCTCATCTGCTTTTACATAAATTAGAGAAATGAGGCTGACATTTAGAGAGTTAAAACAAGCTACAGAACTTTTGTTATAGATGGTGTGTAAGAATATGGCCTCTGGTTTGAGTACCAGCTTCACCTCTTAGAAACTGTGTGACCTTCaactaagttttctttttcatttataaaaaaagaataatagtgGTGATCTCAGAGTTTTGTTAGgattaaataagtgaattaatgtagaACAGTGTGACACTAGCTAGtagtcaataaatgttaaatattatacaATTCATTGTATTAGAAAACCAAATGTTCCTTAATAACATTTAGGTAACTActgaatttttttgatttttgatcaTTCAGACTTTTATCAGGTAGTGGAGCATAATTGATGTGTTTTCATTTCgctgaaatttaaattaaaatcaaacttgctgaaattatttgatttttcaaaattttgcacattgacacaaaaatagtaaaatttactGGGTGAATGACATGTTCTTacctatttaaaaatttctctggCTCTGTGAATGGAAAATGTGTTAAACCATCTATGCTTTTACTGTTGGTATAAATGCCACTTGTTTTATGTCAGTTTTTTTAACTAGGATTCTTGATAATtgtgtaaaaattatatattattttcctgtttaatCTTAGTGGCATTTCAGTAACAGTGTGATCCTGGATAGAGGCTATGGGTTACCCTTCTTATTCAGTGTGCCTGTGGCTAATTTCTTGTTCCTTGTTACTATTGATGGTGATTGTGATTTATGCACAGCTGTGGCTTTAATGTAGCCATGGTTTCTACCATAATGTTAGGCCACATGTTTTTAGATTTGTGACTGGGCTCTTACTAGTTTTTCTCTTCTGAGAGAAACATGTAAGTAACCCAAAAGCCTCAAGTTAGATTTCtggaattattttgtttaaaaaaagagtatGCTTAGAAACCTGTTTTAAAGACTTCCTTAATTTTCATAGTTCTGAAAACTTTGTGTAAATATGAAATGTCCTAAATATAAGTAATGTTAAGGAAGCATTATTAGTGGTGAATATTTGAAATAGGAAAAAGGTAAAACGTGTGACAGTGCAATACAACATATGATTCTTTTGATTAATCGGATTTTTTTATTTATGACACAATATTCATGATTTTTGATAACTTTTCATGTCAAGCGGAAGGAATGAAGGCCAGCTCAATGGTGAAACAAATACACCCGTTGAAGGAAACCAGGCGGGTGACGCAGCTGCCTCTGCCAGGAGTCTACCAAATGAAGAAATAGTGCAAAAGATAGAGGAAGTACTTTCTGGGGTCTTAGATACAGAACTGCGATATAAGCCAGGTAAGTTGGAGATAATTAACTGTctcaaaactttttcttttaaggtttttttgaAATTTGGAGGTTAATAGTATTAGTTTTTGACTGCAGTATTTAAgatgtttattaaattaaaaactaaaggcagggtgtgatggcttctgcctataatcccataactttgggaggctgaggtaaattgcctgaggtcaggagttcaagaccagcctggccaacatgttgaaaccccgtctctgctaaaaatacaaaaattaggtgggcatggtggtgggtgcctgttaccccagctatttgggaggctgaggtgggagaatctcttgaacccaggaggcgaaggttgcagtgagctgagattgtgccattgcaccctagcctgggcaacaaaagtgaaactcctgtctcaaaaaaaaaaaaaattaaaacttcagtaAATTTAAGCTTTTGTTTAATTGATTTAATGAGGACTTTCTTGTTTATATTATCCTTTGGAAATACATTTCCACTGAGACACAAACATCGATGTACTTGTTTGCTCTGCATAGTTTTTATCTTTCACTTAGTGTCAGTTTATTTGATTCGGTTTCTTAGTATCGGGAATTTGAGTATGGATTTTTATTAAACGGTTGTGTAAAAACATCCAtcttgaggctgggcgcggtggatcacaaggtcaagagatcgagaccatcctggtcaacatggtgaaaccccgtctctactaaaaatacaaaaaattagctgggcatggtggcgcgtgcctgtaatcccagctacttaggaggctgaggcaggagaattgcctgcacccaggaggcggagattgcggtgagccgagatccatgccattgcactccggcctgggtaacgagcgaaactccatctcaaaaaaacaaaacaaaacaaaacatccatTTGACAAACTCCAGTGGATGGAGAGAGAGGAATCATTGCTTGAATATTTAGCATTTTTGGGATTGATTAAATGATGTTTAGAAGTGGAGGATTTAGCCACAAAATTAAGTCGTTACCTTCGTTTATTTCTGGAATCAAGTTTGTAATATGGTTGGTTtgtccttctctttttttgtggggggcgGGGAGCTTTAGCTGTGTTTGGATTCACAACTAACATAGACTATCTATGCTTAAATTCATGGCTCTTGACAACCCTGTTTAAAGTATAACTTAGCTAACATTTTGTATTATGAAACAGTTAATAGAAGTGATTAGTTTTGCTTCGGCCTATGTCAAGTGTTGATTTATCTTTTTCCTGTAGTCTTAATGGCTTAGATttctgatgagtttttttttttttttttggattcctAAGATTTACCTAATTTGATATTGTCATCAGTAAATAAATCCTGTCTGGTTGTAAAGTTGAATATCAACTCCTATCTCTTTAGGGTATACAAATTCAAACCTTAAGTTGcaaattaaagaataagaatttcttttaaaatcactgttctggccgggcatggtggctcacgcctgtgatccgagcactttgggaggctgaggcgggtggatcgcgaggtcaagagatcgaaaccattctagccaacgtggtgaaaccccgtctctactaaaaatacaaaaaattagttggatgtggtgttgcatgcctgtagtcccagctactcaggaggctgaggcaggagaattgtttgaaactgAAAAATGGAAATTGGCTGGGATTGTGCTGGCTGATGatagagcaagcctctgtctgaaaaaaaaaaaaaaaaattactgttcttttctgaaatagaaacatttaaaaagtttatttcttagtTTTAGAATAGTATTGGGggagaatgttatttttattcgAATGTAACATAGGTGTGATAAGGTAAAATTTAGGGTTCTCTATGAATGCTTTATATTTGTTGTTCAgatatttttgtactttatagAAGCAATAACTAACCTCTGCTGAAAGCTTATTCTTTGTCAGGCATTGTTTGATGTACTTTGCATGTTTTAACTCACTTTATCCTCTAACTCTAGAAAACACAAGTGTGTCAGTAATTTGGCCAAGGCCATTAACCTAGTAAGTGATGAACTGATTAAGGATTCCAAAGTTACAGTCTGTTCCAGAGTCAGTGCCATGTTGCTTTCTGAATACACAAGGGTTAATAATCACAAAAATGATTTTATGTGGGTATTTTTAATAGGAACTATAGCAACTAATATGAAGTATATTCAGTGATAAAAGtagtttaaaagtaattttgCTATAATCTGAGAGCTGGaagcaataataattttaatagaatttagTAAACCATATCTTAATGTAATTCAAAATTAAGTTTTGATGTTaaactaataatttatttttaaactgtgagTTGTAGAAGTATCAGAAAAGTAGCAGTCTCCCAAGGTAACTGGTTTatgaaaaatagtttatttggTAACTTTTCATGTAACATGAGGTGTTTAtactgtggggttttttgtttttgagacagagtcttgctctgtctcccaggctggagtgcagtggcaagataccggctcactgcagcctctaccacctgggttcaaacgattatcttgcctcagcctcttgaatagctgggactataggcatgtgttaccatgcctagctaatttttgtatttttagtagagacggggtttcaccatgctgaccaggctggttttgaactcctgacttcatgatccgcctaccttggcttcccaaagtgctgagattacaggcatgagccactacgccctgcCAATACTGTGGTGTCTTAACATGGAATGTAAATATAGGCTTATATGATTTAATCTAACTCTGCTTTGGGAAATACATGACAAAATTACTTCTGTTACTTTCAGACTTGAAAGAGGCCTCCAGGAAAAGTAGATGCGTATCTGTACAAACAGATCCTACTGATGAAATTCCAACTAAAAAGTCAAAGAAGcataaaaagcacaaaaacaaaaagaagaaaaagaagaaagaaaaggaaaaaaaatataaaagacagcCAGAAGAATCTGAGTCAAAGACGAAGTCTCATCATGATGGGAACATAGATTTAGAATCTGATTCCTTTCTAAAGTTTGATTCTGAACCTTCAGCTATGGTGCTGGAGCTTCCTACAAGAGCGTTTGGCCTATCTGAGACCAATGAATCCCCTGCAGTTGTGCTAGAACCTCCTTTAGTATCAATGGAGGTATCAGAGCCACAGGTCTTAGAAACTCTGAAGCCAGCTACAAAAACTTCAGAACTGTCAGTTGCATCTACATCAGTAATCTCAGAGCAGTCTGTGGTAGTAACACCAGAACCAGCCATGACAAAGATTCTGGATTCCTTTGCAACAGCACCAGTGCCTACTACAACAGTGGTGTCGAAGTCATCTGAGCCAGTCGTAACAATGTCAGTGGAGTATCAGATGAAGTCTGTGCTGAAATCTGTGGAGAGCACGTCTCTAGAGCCATCAAAGATCATGTTGGTAGAGCCCCCAATAGCAAAAGTGTTAGAGCCTTCAGAAACCCTTGTGGTATCATCAGAGACACCTACTGAGGTGTACCCTGAGCCAAGCACATCAACAACAATGGATTTTCCAGAGTCATCTGCAATTGAAGCGCTAAGATTGCCAGAGCAGCCTGTAGACGTACCATCGGAGAttgcagattcatccatgacaAGACCGCAGGAGTTGccggagctgcccaagaccacagCGTTGGAGCTGCAGGAGTCGTCGGTGGCCTCAGCGATGGAGTTGCCGGGGCCACCTGCGACCTCCATGCTGGAGTTGCAGGGGCCCCCTGTGACTCCAGTGCTGGAGTTACCTGGGCCCTCTGCTACCCCGGTGCCAGAGTTGCCAGGGCCCCTTTCTACCCCAGTGCCTGAGTTGCCAGGGCCCCCTGCGACAGCGGTGCCTGAGTTGCCAGGGCCCTCTGTGACACCAGTGCCACAGTTGTCGCAGGAATTGCCAGGGCTTCCAGCACCATCCATGGGGTTGGAGCCACCACAGGAGGTATCAGAGCCACCTGTGATGGCACAGGAGTTGCCAGGGCTGCCTTTGGTGACAGCAGCAGTAGAGTTGCCAGAGCAGCCTGCGGTAACAGTAGCAATGGAGTTGACCGAACAACCTGTGACGACGACAGAGTTGGAGCAGCCCGTGGGGATGACAACGGTGGAACATCCTGGGCATCCTGAGGTGACAACGGCAACAGGGTTGCTGGGGCAGCCTGAGGCAACGATGGTGCTGGAGTTGCCAGGACAGCCAGTGGCAACGACAGCGCTGGAGTTGCCGGGGCAGCCTTCGGTGACTGGGGTGCCAGAGTTGCCAGGGCTGCCTTCGGCAACTAGGGCACTGGAGTTGTCGGGGCAGCCTGTGGCAACTGGGGCACTAGAGTTGTCTGGGCCACTCATGGCAGCTGGGGCACTGGAGTTCTCGGGGCAGTCTGGGGCAGCTGGAGCACTGGAGCTTTTGGGGCAGCCTCTGGCAACAGGGGTGCTGGAGTTGCCAGGGCAGCCTGGGGCGCCAGAGTTGCCAGGGCAGCCTGTGGCAACTGTGGCGCTGGAGATCTCTGTTCAGTCTGTGGTGACAACATCGGAGCTGTCAACGATGACCGTGTCGCAGTCCCTGGAGGTGCCCTCGACGACAGCGCTGGAATCCTATAATACGGTAGCACAGGAGCTGCCTACTACATTAGTGGGGGAGACTTCTGTAACAGTAGGAGTGGATCCCTTGATGGCCCCAGAATCCCATATATTAGCTTCTAACACCATGGAGACCCATATATTAGCATCCAACACCATGGATTCCCAAATGCTAGCGTCCAACACCATGGACTCCCAGATGCTAGCATCCAACACCATGGACTCCCAGATGTTAGCATCTAGCACCATGGACTCCCAGATGTTAGCCAGTAGTACCATGGACTCCCAGATGTTAGCAACGAGCTCCATGGACTCCCAGATGTTAGCAACTAGCACTATGGACTCCCAGATGTTAGCAACCAGCTCCATGGACTCCCAGATGTTAGCAACCAGCTCCATGGACTCCCAGATGTTAGCAACCAGCTCCATGGACTCCCAGATGTTAGCAACCAGCTCCATGGACTCCCAGATGTTAGCAACCAGCTCCATGGACTCCCAGATGTTAGCAACCAGCACCATGGACTCCCAGATGTTAGCAACTAGCTCTATGGATTCCCAGATGTTAGCATCTGGCACTATGGACTCTCAAATGTTAGCTTCTGGCACCATGGATGCTCAGATGTTAGCGTCTGGTACCATGGATGCCCAGATGTTAGCGTCTAGTACCCAAGATTCTGCTATGTTGGGTTCAAAATCTCCTGATCCCTATAGGTTAGCTCAGGATCCTTATAGGTTAGCTCAGGATCCCTATAGGTTGAGCCATGACCCCTATAGGTTAGGTCATGATGCTTACAGGTTAGGACAGGACCCTTATAGATTAGGCCATGATCCCTACAGACTAACTCCTGATCCCTACAGGATGTCACCTAGACCCTATAGGATAGCACCCAGGTCCTATAGAATAGCACCCAGGCCATATAGGTTAGCACCTAGACCCCTGATGTTAGCATCCAGACGTTCTATGATGATGTCCTATGCTGCAGAACGTTCCATGATGTCATCTTACGAACGCTCAATGATGTCTTATGAGCGGTCTATGATGTCCCCTATGGCTGAGCGCTCTATGATGTCAGCCTACGAGCGCTCTATGATGTCAGCCTATGAGCGCTCTATGATGTCCCCTATGGCTGAGCGCTCTATGATGTCTGCTTATGAACGCTCTATGATGTCAGCTTATGAGCGCTCCATGATGTCCCCAATGGCTGATCGATCTATGATGTCCATGGGTGCCGACCGGTCTATGATGTCTTCATACTCTGCTGCTGACCGGTCTATGATGTCATCGTACTCTGCAGCTGACCGATCTATGATGTCATCTTATACTGCTGATCGTTCAATGATGTCTATGGCTGCTGATTCTTACACTGATTCTTACACTGACACATATACAGAGGCATATATGGtaccacctttgcctcctgaagAGCCCCCAACAATGCCACCGTTGCCACCTGAGGAGCCACCAATGACACCACCATTGCCTCCTGAGGAACCACCAGAGGGTCCAGCATTGCCCACTGATCAGTCAGCATTAACAGCTGAAAATACTTGGCCTACAGGGGTGCCATCATTACCTTCTGAAGAGTCTGTATCACAACCTGAGCCTCCTGTGAGTCAAAGTGAGATTTCAGAGCCTTCAGCAGTGCCTACTGATTATTCAATGTCAGCATCAGATCCCTCAGTGTTAGTATCAGAGGCTGCTGTGACTGTTCCAGAACCGCCAGAGCCAGAATCTTCAATTACATCAACACCTGTAGAGTCTGCAGTACTAGAAGAACATGAAGTTGTTCCAGAGAGACCAGTGACTTGTGTGGTATCCAAAACTTCCACAGTGTCAGCTGAACCAACTGTGTTAACATCAGAGCCTCCTGTTATGTTAGAGACAGCAGAAACATTTGATTCTATGAGAACTTCAGGACATGTTGCCTCAGAGCTATCTACATCCTTGTTGGAGCCAGCAGTAACTACTCCAGAGCTGGCAGAGAGCATTCTGGAGCCGCCAACCATGGCTGTCCCAGAGTCTTCAGCTGTGACTGTCCTGGAGTCTTCAGCTGTGACTGTCCTGGAGTCTTCGACTGTGACCGTCCTGGAGTCTTCGACTGTGACTGTCCTGGAGCCTTCTGTTGTGACTGTCCCGGAGCCTCCTGTTGTGGCTGAGCCAGAATATATTACCATTCCTGTGCCAGTTGTTTCTGCCCTGGAGCCTTCTGTGCCTGTCCTGGAACCAATGGTGTCAGTCCTTCAGCCTGCTATGATTGTTTCAGAACCATCTGTTTCTGTCCAGGAATCTACTGTGACAGTTTCGGAGCCTGCTGTCACTATCTCAGAGCAGACTCCAGTAATACCGACTGAAGTGGCTGTAGAGTCCACACCAATGATACTGGAGTCTAGTATCATGTCATCACATGTTATGAAAGGAATGAATCTACCCTCTGGTGATCAAAATCTTGTCCCAGAGGTAGGCATGCAGGAGATTCCACTGCATTCAGGTGAAGAGCCACATGCTGAGGGACACCTGAAAAGTGACTCTTACGAAAGTGAACATGGTATAAGTATAGACCTTAATATAAATAATCATTTAATTGCTAAAGAGATGAAACATGATACAGTGTGTGCTGCTAGCGTTAGTCCTGCTGGGGAAATTGGTGAAGAGAAAATTTTGCCCACCTGTGAGACTAAACAGTGCACATTATTGGATACCTACCCTGGTGTTAgtgaagctgatgcaggagaaacTTCATCTTCTACTGATCCTCTTGCTCTGGAACCTGACGCGACAGGAACTAGTAAGGGTATTGAATTTATCACAGCATCTGCTCTCAGTTCAGTTAATAAATATGATGTTGAAGTATCTTTAACTACTCAAGATACTGAACATGACATGGTAATTTCCACCAGTCCTAGTGGTGGTAGTGAAGCTGACATTGAAGGGCCTTTGCCTGCTAAAGATATTCATCTTGATTTACCATCTAGTAATAACATTGTTAGTAAGGATACAGAAGAACCATTACCTGTAAAAGAGAGTGACCAGACATTAGCAGCTGTCCTCAGCCCTAAAGAAAGTATTGAAGGAGACAAAGAAGTACCTCTCCCTCCTAAAGAGACAGTGTCTGATTCAGGATTTTCTGCCAATATTGAGGATATTAATGAAGCAGATTTAGTGAGACCATTACTTCCTAAGGACATGGAACGTCTTACAAGCCTTAGAGCTGGCATTGAAGGACCTTTACTTGCAAGTGAGGTTGGACGTGACAAATCTGCTGCCAGTCCAGTTGTAATTAGTATGCCAGAAAGAGCTTCTGAGTCGTCTTCAGAGGAAAAAGATGATTATGAAATTTTTGTAAAAGTTAAGGACACTcatgaaaaaagcaagaaaaataagaacCGTGACAAGggtgagaaggagaagaaaagagactCTTCATTAAGATCTCGAAGTAAGCGTTCCAAGTCTTCTGAACACAAATCACGCAAGCGTACCAGTGAATCTCGTTCTAGAGCAAGGAAGAGATCATCTAAGTCCAAGTCTCATCGCTCTCAAACACGTTCACGGTCACGTTCAAGGCGTAGAAGGAGGAGCAGCAGATCAAGATCAAAGTCTAGAGGAAGACGATCTGTATCAAAAGAGAAGCGCAAAAGATCCCCAAAGCACAGATCCAGgtctaaggaaagaaaaagaaaaagatcaagcTCCAGGGATAACCGAAAGACAGTCAGAGCTCGAAGTCGAACCCCAAGTCGTCGGAGTCGGAGTCATACTCCAAGTCGTCGACGAAGGTCTAGATCTGTGGGTAGAAGAAGGAGCTTTAGCATTTCCCCCAGCCGCCGGAGCCGCACCCCAAGCCGCCGGAGCCGCACCCCAAGCCGCCGGAGCCGCACCCCCAGCCGCCGGAGCCGTACCCCCAGCCGCCGGAGCCGCACCCCCAGCCGCCGGAGCCGCACCCCCAGCCGCCGGAGAAGATCAAGGTCTGTGGTAAGAAGACGAAGCTTCAGTATATCACCAGTCAGATTACGGCGATCAAGAACACCCTTGAGAAGAAGGTTTAGCAGATCTCCCATCCGTCGTAAAAGATCCCGGTCTTCTGAGAGAGGCAGATCACCCAAACGTCTGACAGATTTGGGtgagtcattttaaaatttaatggcgTTGTAGCAGAATGTTCtaaacctttttttctgattttgagtcAAGTGAAATGTTTAGTTGTTGGTATAGGataaatatttctgtctttaagtTTTTATGATTAAGTTCGCCTGTATTTAGGAAATATAGGATTAGGATCAGTGTATCGTAACTGGAGTTAAAAAGATTTGCTTTGGAGTATAATAGAACCAAGGTGTTTCCAcacttgaatattttattttgtttcagttaTCTTGCCATAGCTAAACATGTGAAGCAGAAGCAGATGTAGAACTCTAGCTAAATTAAAAACAAGCTAAGTATATGCTCAGATTGTTATTGTATGTGTTCTAACATGCATCCTTGGAAATAAGCCTAAAATTACAATGTTCCTTTTTTAATAAGTTAACATATCTTAAAATGGCATTACCGGACTGTTAAATGTTGGCGAAGGTAATTCTGATTAGTATAGCTGGTAATGGAAGTGAGTCGGGAATTTCGCATTTGGGGGTTATTTAATTTGGTAGATGATATTAggtaaataaagttaaatattttagatCAGAGTGATTTTTAATAATCTGTTCtgctttactttaaaaataagtgcTCTGATTTCCCCTGATTTTAAATAGTGTACAGAGATGATTAAAACTTGATTGATATGCATGATTACCTACAGTAAGTATGGATAATTTATCGTTATCTCAGTATATTGGACATTTCTAGGCCAGGACTgtctaaagaaaaagaggttgagAGTAAAAAGGGAGAATCTACATTCAGTTCAacagaagttttttgttttttttattcaaAGCAGAGGGACAGTATGTAACTCCTCAAGTGATTACAAGTTGGTGGAGACAGGAGTAAAATGCATACATGTCTCTTTTACCAAATAGTAACATTGTCCGAGAAAGGGTAGAATATCATTACTATAATACTGATAGAGGTAAGGTGCTTTAGGAACACAGTGGGAAAAGGAATGTTAATTCTGACTTAATGACAACTTATTAGAAGAGGTGGCacataggctgggcactgtggctcatgcctgcaatcccagccctttgggaagccgaggtggcaatcacctgaggtcaggagttcaagaccagcctggctaacacggtgaaatcccgtgtctactgaaaattaaaaattagccaggtgtggtggcacgcgattgtagtcccagctacttgggaggttaggcaggaaaattacttgaacctgggaggcggttgcagtgagccaagatggcaccactgccctccagcctgggtgacagagctagactctgtctccaataaaaaaaG from Callithrix jacchus isolate 240 chromosome 21, calJac240_pri, whole genome shotgun sequence encodes:
- the SON gene encoding protein SON isoform X2, encoding MATNIEQIFRSFVVSKFREIQQELSSGRNEGQLNGETNTPVEGNQAGDAAASARSLPNEEIVQKIEEVLSGVLDTELRYKPDLKEASRKSRCVSVQTDPTDEIPTKKSKKHKKHKNKKKKKKKEKEKKYKRQPEESESKTKSHHDGNIDLESDSFLKFDSEPSAMVLELPTRAFGLSETNESPAVVLEPPLVSMEVSEPQVLETLKPATKTSELSVASTSVISEQSVVVTPEPAMTKILDSFATAPVPTTTVVSKSSEPVVTMSVEYQMKSVLKSVESTSLEPSKIMLVEPPIAKVLEPSETLVVSSETPTEVYPEPSTSTTMDFPESSAIEALRLPEQPVDVPSEIADSSMTRPQELPELPKTTALELQESSVASAMELPGPPATSMLELQGPPVTPVLELPGPSATPVPELPGPLSTPVPELPGPPATAVPELPGPSVTPVPQLSQELPGLPAPSMGLEPPQEVSEPPVMAQELPGLPLVTAAVELPEQPAVTVAMELTEQPVTTTELEQPVGMTTVEHPGHPEVTTATGLLGQPEATMVLELPGQPVATTALELPGQPSVTGVPELPGLPSATRALELSGQPVATGALELSGPLMAAGALEFSGQSGAAGALELLGQPLATGVLELPGQPGAPELPGQPVATVALEISVQSVVTTSELSTMTVSQSLEVPSTTALESYNTVAQELPTTLVGETSVTVGVDPLMAPESHILASNTMETHILASNTMDSQMLASNTMDSQMLASNTMDSQMLASSTMDSQMLASSTMDSQMLATSSMDSQMLATSTMDSQMLATSSMDSQMLATSSMDSQMLATSSMDSQMLATSSMDSQMLATSSMDSQMLATSTMDSQMLATSSMDSQMLASGTMDSQMLASGTMDAQMLASGTMDAQMLASSTQDSAMLGSKSPDPYRLAQDPYRLAQDPYRLSHDPYRLGHDAYRLGQDPYRLGHDPYRLTPDPYRMSPRPYRIAPRSYRIAPRPYRLAPRPLMLASRRSMMMSYAAERSMMSSYERSMMSYERSMMSPMAERSMMSAYERSMMSAYERSMMSPMAERSMMSAYERSMMSAYERSMMSPMADRSMMSMGADRSMMSSYSAADRSMMSSYSAADRSMMSSYTADRSMMSMAADSYTDSYTDTYTEAYMVPPLPPEEPPTMPPLPPEEPPMTPPLPPEEPPEGPALPTDQSALTAENTWPTGVPSLPSEESVSQPEPPVSQSEISEPSAVPTDYSMSASDPSVLVSEAAVTVPEPPEPESSITSTPVESAVLEEHEVVPERPVTCVVSKTSTVSAEPTVLTSEPPVMLETAETFDSMRTSGHVASELSTSLLEPAVTTPELAESILEPPTMAVPESSAVTVLESSAVTVLESSTVTVLESSTVTVLEPSVVTVPEPPVVAEPEYITIPVPVVSALEPSVPVLEPMVSVLQPAMIVSEPSVSVQESTVTVSEPAVTISEQTPVIPTEVAVESTPMILESSIMSSHVMKGMNLPSGDQNLVPEVGMQEIPLHSGEEPHAEGHLKSDSYESEHGISIDLNINNHLIAKEMKHDTVCAASVSPAGEIGEEKILPTCETKQCTLLDTYPGVSEADAGETSSSTDPLALEPDATGTSKGIEFITASALSSVNKYDVEVSLTTQDTEHDMVISTSPSGGSEADIEGPLPAKDIHLDLPSSNNIVSKDTEEPLPVKESDQTLAAVLSPKESIEGDKEVPLPPKETVSDSGFSANIEDINEADLVRPLLPKDMERLTSLRAGIEGPLLASEVGRDKSAASPVVISMPERASESSSEEKDDYEIFVKVKDTHEKSKKNKNRDKGEKEKKRDSSLRSRSKRSKSSEHKSRKRTSESRSRARKRSSKSKSHRSQTRSRSRSRRRRRSSRSRSKSRGRRSVSKEKRKRSPKHRSRSKERKRKRSSSRDNRKTVRARSRTPSRRSRSHTPSRRRRSRSVGRRRSFSISPSRRSRTPSRRSRTPSRRSRTPSRRSRTPSRRSRTPSRRSRTPSRRRRSRSVVRRRSFSISPVRLRRSRTPLRRRFSRSPIRRKRSRSSERGRSPKRLTDLDKAQLLEIAKANAAAMCAKAGVPLPPNLKPAPPPTIEEKVAKKSGGATIEELTEKCKQIAQSKEDDDVIVNKPHVSDEEEEEPPFYHHPFKLSEPKPIFFNLNIAAAKPTPPKSQVTLTKEFPVSSGSQHRKKEADSVYGEWVPVEKNGEENKDDDNVFSSSLPSEPVDISTAMSERALAQKRLSENAFDLEAMSMLNRAQERIDAWAQLNSIPGQFTGSTGVQVLTQEQLANTGAQAWIKKDQFLRAAPVTGGMGAVLMRKMGWREGEGLGKNKEGNKEPILVDFKTDRKGLVAVGERAQKRSGNFSAAMKDLSGKHPVSALMEICNKRRWQPPEFLLVHDSGPDHRKHFLFRVLRNGSPYQPNCMFFLNRY